Proteins encoded together in one Flavobacteriales bacterium window:
- a CDS encoding T9SS type A sorting domain-containing protein, with protein sequence MHNSTLAVLLLSTIAFHRTAEAQPTLVSALVDQSGVQLDMYLVTSPGSATEPSDGANQTWDLSSISLQPIGSLDFTQAGGTPYAMTYPSANWAWAQTITGVGTDYTYVTIDINVLELVATGVPADVNNYIDPKRLLSFPMDFGQSQTDSYEDSDGPGTATWTYSGHGTAITPLGIFGGLAKVGSSEGDIILWNTSPLHPAMIDDGSTILVFAPGDVGLGERGALSVQTYPNPCGQDLFVEAYAADWRITDLAGRTMLAGRFHGPALQRVDVSTLVPGAYILVLDQDGQRRTVRFSKA encoded by the coding sequence ATGCACAACTCAACCCTTGCGGTCCTCCTGCTCTCCACGATCGCCTTCCACCGTACGGCGGAAGCCCAACCCACCCTGGTGTCCGCCCTGGTGGATCAAAGCGGTGTGCAGCTTGACATGTACCTGGTGACCAGCCCCGGGTCGGCCACCGAACCCTCCGACGGCGCCAACCAGACCTGGGACCTCAGCAGCATCAGCCTGCAACCCATCGGCTCCCTGGACTTCACCCAGGCCGGCGGGACCCCGTACGCCATGACCTATCCCTCGGCCAACTGGGCCTGGGCGCAGACCATCACCGGTGTGGGCACCGACTACACCTACGTGACCATCGACATCAATGTCCTGGAGCTGGTGGCCACGGGCGTGCCGGCCGATGTGAACAACTACATCGACCCCAAACGGCTCCTCTCCTTCCCCATGGACTTCGGACAAAGCCAGACCGACAGCTACGAGGACAGCGATGGTCCCGGGACGGCGACCTGGACCTATTCCGGGCACGGCACGGCGATCACCCCGTTGGGGATCTTCGGCGGCCTGGCGAAAGTGGGCAGTTCCGAAGGTGACATCATCCTGTGGAACACCTCCCCGTTGCACCCGGCCATGATCGATGATGGTAGCACCATCCTGGTCTTCGCACCGGGTGATGTGGGCCTCGGCGAACGTGGCGCCCTATCCGTACAGACCTATCCCAACCCCTGTGGCCAGGACCTGTTCGTGGAGGCCTATGCGGCGGACTGGCGGATCACCGATCTGGCCGGGCGCACCATGCTGGCCGGCCGATTCCACGGCCCTGCCCTGCAACGGGTGGACGTGAGCACCCTGGTGCCGGGCGCCTACATCCTGGTCCTGGACCAGGACGGCCAGCGCCGCACGGTGCGCTTCAGCAAGGCTTGA
- a CDS encoding T9SS type A sorting domain-containing protein, with product MSPSVTRWDGSAFHTLGCGLHGGTWDCITPGNGGSSSPTTDLEFWNGELYACGTFTHSGQTELNRVARWDGQAWQPLGTGADGTVSSLRAGPDGLYAGGLFNQMDTITALGLARWDGTRWYRVHDLPDITPVQGTNSIFDLAFYNGMLYIAGNFAGPLGNSIARWNGSAWEGLPGGALFAGSYSWINRLEVHDGLLYAAGVFSRDPPDGHPDNPGNSIAAFDGSTWTDLAGGTAGSASHQVNELLWWHDTLYVAGSFNMIGDIPSGGLARWDGQRWCSLVPPGYFDLPTRAIGLFRDSLHIGGIFTTAGADSVYRVGVWSGGSTTSGCGPVGVQEEPTVTATTSLTAWPNPATDRVQVSGAPASARIELIDPLGRVVRRTTSEPAPLWVGDLPRGLYTIVVHERNGALHGRVRVRLDP from the coding sequence ATGTCACCATCCGTCACACGGTGGGATGGATCGGCGTTCCATACGCTCGGTTGTGGCCTTCACGGTGGAACCTGGGACTGCATTACTCCGGGCAATGGGGGCTCCTCCAGCCCCACCACCGACCTGGAGTTCTGGAACGGGGAGCTGTACGCCTGTGGCACCTTCACCCACTCGGGCCAGACCGAACTGAACCGGGTGGCGCGGTGGGACGGGCAGGCCTGGCAACCCTTGGGCACTGGGGCCGACGGCACGGTGAGCAGCTTGCGCGCCGGGCCCGATGGGCTCTATGCCGGTGGCTTATTCAACCAAATGGACACCATCACTGCCTTGGGCCTGGCCCGCTGGGATGGCACACGTTGGTACCGCGTTCACGACCTCCCGGACATCACTCCCGTGCAAGGCACCAACTCCATCTTCGACCTGGCCTTTTACAACGGTATGCTGTACATCGCCGGGAACTTCGCTGGTCCCTTGGGCAACAGTATCGCCCGTTGGAACGGTTCGGCCTGGGAAGGTCTGCCCGGTGGCGCCTTGTTCGCGGGCAGCTACAGTTGGATCAACCGCCTGGAAGTGCATGACGGTCTGCTGTACGCGGCCGGTGTCTTCAGCCGCGACCCACCGGATGGCCACCCGGACAACCCGGGCAACAGCATCGCAGCCTTCGATGGCAGCACCTGGACCGACCTGGCCGGGGGTACGGCCGGAAGCGCCAGCCACCAGGTGAACGAACTGCTCTGGTGGCATGATACCCTGTATGTGGCCGGCAGCTTCAACATGATCGGTGACATCCCTTCCGGGGGCCTGGCCCGCTGGGATGGGCAGCGCTGGTGCAGCCTGGTGCCCCCGGGCTACTTCGATCTGCCCACCCGTGCGATCGGCCTGTTCCGCGACAGCCTGCACATCGGAGGCATCTTCACCACCGCCGGTGCCGACAGCGTGTACCGCGTAGGGGTGTGGAGCGGCGGCTCAACCACCAGCGGCTGCGGTCCGGTCGGCGTGCAGGAGGAGCCCACCGTGACGGCCACGACATCGCTGACCGCCTGGCCCAACCCGGCCACGGACCGCGTGCAGGTCAGCGGTGCGCCCGCCTCCGCTCGGATCGAACTCATCGATCCACTTGGCCGCGTGGTGCGGCGCACAACGTCCGAACCGGCCCCGCTATGGGTGGGCGATCTACCTCGCGGACTCTACACCATCGTGGTCCATGAGCGCAACGGCGCGCTTCATGGCCGGGTGCGTGTCCGGTTGGATCCCTGA
- a CDS encoding fatty acid desaturase, producing the protein MRDGKDLILATRAFAHEIRWKSWWHVFTSLVVLAAGYTVVFGTDPWWSRALGSVLVALTLGRIFVIYHDYLHHAILQKSLLAKGFFTLFGLFMLAPVSIWERSHNYHHAHNSKLYTSSIGSYPVVTTEKFMTSSKFEQRVYLFIRHPLTIAMGYIFMFLYGMCIRSLVNNTGRHWDSIIALVLHVAFAVVLVLFTGWSGFLFGFMLPFLLVLSLGAYLFYAQHNFPGVTFADKEGWTYASAALDSSSHMKMSPVMRWFLANIGYHHIHHLNPRIPFYRLPEVHAAIPELQHAKTTSLWPWDVVKCLRLKVWDPVQQRMLTMRELRRAMATA; encoded by the coding sequence ATGCGCGACGGAAAGGACCTCATCCTGGCCACCCGGGCCTTCGCTCACGAGATCCGGTGGAAGAGCTGGTGGCACGTGTTCACGAGCCTGGTGGTGCTGGCCGCAGGCTACACGGTGGTGTTCGGCACCGACCCGTGGTGGAGCCGGGCGCTCGGCAGCGTGCTGGTGGCCCTCACCCTCGGCCGCATCTTCGTGATCTACCACGACTACCTGCACCACGCCATCCTGCAGAAGTCGCTTCTGGCCAAGGGCTTCTTTACCCTCTTCGGCCTGTTCATGCTGGCCCCGGTGAGCATCTGGGAGCGCAGCCACAACTACCACCACGCGCACAACAGCAAGCTGTACACCAGCAGCATCGGCAGTTACCCGGTGGTCACCACGGAGAAGTTCATGACCAGCTCGAAGTTCGAGCAGCGCGTCTACCTGTTCATCCGGCACCCGCTCACCATCGCCATGGGTTACATCTTCATGTTCCTCTATGGCATGTGCATCCGCAGCTTGGTGAACAACACGGGCCGCCACTGGGACAGCATCATCGCCCTGGTGCTGCACGTGGCCTTCGCCGTGGTGCTGGTGCTCTTCACGGGCTGGAGCGGCTTCCTCTTCGGCTTCATGCTGCCCTTCCTGCTGGTCCTGAGCCTGGGGGCCTACCTCTTCTACGCGCAGCACAACTTCCCCGGGGTGACCTTCGCCGACAAGGAGGGCTGGACCTACGCCAGTGCCGCACTGGACAGCAGCAGCCACATGAAGATGAGCCCGGTGATGCGCTGGTTCCTGGCCAACATCGGCTACCACCACATCCACCACCTCAACCCGCGGATCCCCTTCTACCGCCTGCCCGAGGTGCATGCCGCCATCCCCGAACTGCAGCATGCCAAGACCACCAGCCTGTGGCCCTGGGACGTGGTGAAGTGCCTTCGCCTGAAGGTGTGGGACCCCGTGCAGCAGCGGATGCTCACCATGCGTGAGCTGCGCCGCGCCATGGCCACCGCCTGA
- a CDS encoding MCE family protein translates to MPSTNGRSLRLGLFVLAGTAVLVIGLYLLGSKRDLFSRTLTVEAVFQQVGGLRPGNNVRYMGINVGTVKDITITSDTTVRVRLAIREEAAGHIRTNAVATVGTDGLMGNRLVNLAPGQGDGDPLADGSVLPSSVPLDTDLMLRTLDRTNANLAAITDDVRELAARLNTKGNAVDLLADTVLAHDLSAALREIRIAAEHARSATAGIDAVLGDVREGKGVLGTLVGDPASEQQVRGLLGNLRQVSDSLHVATEGINRFAAALNTPGGMAHTLTADTLLTQDLRRTLSRLDTGSALLNEDLRALQRNWFFRGYFKDKEKVLKRGTRTRP, encoded by the coding sequence ATGCCAAGCACCAACGGACGTTCCCTCCGCCTCGGCCTCTTCGTCCTCGCCGGCACGGCCGTGCTCGTCATCGGCCTCTACCTGCTGGGCAGCAAGCGCGACCTGTTCAGCCGCACCCTCACCGTGGAGGCCGTCTTCCAGCAGGTGGGCGGGCTTCGCCCGGGCAACAATGTGCGCTACATGGGCATCAACGTGGGCACGGTGAAGGACATCACCATCACCAGCGACACCACAGTGCGGGTGCGGCTGGCGATCCGCGAGGAGGCGGCCGGCCACATCCGCACCAACGCGGTGGCCACCGTGGGCACCGATGGCCTGATGGGCAACCGGCTGGTGAACCTGGCCCCGGGCCAGGGCGATGGCGATCCGCTGGCCGATGGCTCGGTATTGCCGAGCAGCGTGCCCCTGGACACGGATCTGATGCTGCGCACGCTGGACCGCACCAACGCGAACCTCGCCGCCATCACCGACGATGTGCGCGAACTGGCCGCACGGCTCAACACGAAGGGCAACGCTGTGGACCTGCTGGCGGACACGGTGCTCGCGCACGACCTGAGCGCGGCGCTGCGCGAGATCCGCATCGCGGCCGAGCATGCGCGTTCGGCCACCGCAGGCATCGATGCGGTGCTGGGCGATGTGCGCGAGGGCAAGGGCGTGCTCGGCACGCTCGTGGGCGATCCCGCCAGTGAGCAGCAGGTGCGCGGCCTGCTGGGCAACCTGCGCCAGGTGAGCGATTCGTTGCACGTCGCCACCGAGGGCATCAACCGGTTCGCAGCTGCGCTCAACACCCCGGGGGGCATGGCGCATACGCTGACGGCCGACACCCTGCTCACACAGGACCTGCGGCGCACGCTGTCGCGGCTCGACACCGGATCGGCGCTGCTCAACGAGGACCTGCGCGCACTGCAGCGCAACTGGTTCTTCCGCGGCTATTTCAAGGACAAGGAGAAGGTGCTGAAGCGCGGTACGCGGACGCGGCCCTAG
- a CDS encoding ATP-binding cassette domain-containing protein, with translation MAAGSTATPERVIAVRDLHVAFGENRVLRGFNLDLFRGENVMVLGKSGSGKSVLIKCIVRLLRPDAGRVEVLGQDVLALDQEQLDHLRVRIGFLFQSSALYDSMTVQENLEFPLRRHWLATGREETDALVDEVLDAVGLAHTRAMYPSELSGGMKRRIGLARTLILKPEIVLYDEPTTGLDPITGREIVELILQLQRQYNTSSIIISHDLNVAKLAANRIALLHEGRNRVEGSYADFLASDDPVVKEFFIFM, from the coding sequence ATGGCCGCCGGAAGCACAGCGACCCCTGAGCGTGTCATCGCCGTGCGCGATCTGCATGTGGCCTTCGGCGAGAACAGGGTGTTGCGCGGTTTCAACCTCGACCTGTTCCGCGGCGAGAACGTGATGGTGCTGGGCAAGAGCGGCAGCGGCAAGAGCGTGCTCATCAAGTGCATCGTGCGCCTGCTGCGTCCGGATGCCGGCCGCGTGGAAGTGCTCGGGCAGGACGTGCTGGCCCTCGACCAGGAGCAGCTGGACCACCTCCGTGTGCGCATCGGCTTCCTGTTCCAGAGCAGCGCGCTGTACGACAGCATGACGGTTCAGGAGAACCTGGAGTTCCCGCTGCGGCGTCACTGGCTGGCCACCGGGCGCGAGGAGACCGATGCGCTCGTGGACGAGGTGCTGGACGCTGTGGGCCTGGCGCACACGCGCGCCATGTACCCCAGCGAGCTCAGCGGTGGCATGAAGCGGCGCATCGGCCTGGCACGCACGCTGATCCTGAAGCCCGAGATCGTGCTCTACGATGAGCCCACCACGGGCCTCGATCCGATCACGGGGCGCGAGATCGTGGAGCTCATCCTCCAACTGCAGCGCCAGTACAACACCAGCAGCATCATCATCTCGCACGACCTCAATGTGGCCAAGCTCGCCGCCAACCGCATCGCCTTGTTGCACGAGGGACGCAACCGCGTGGAGGGCTCGTACGCCGACTTCCTCGCCAGCGACGACCCCGTCGTGAAGGAATTCTTCATCTTCATGTGA
- a CDS encoding T9SS type A sorting domain-containing protein produces the protein MIRTLTLSLLVTALAPAAAQTVQKCCGTSNSTFLLGNLGTAPHTQSLYLPGDLTNAAAGEITRLYYRYGTTGVANGNTLGDLLVRMGQTTATTFSGGTTFFTGLDTVLQLATFDIPPGTSGDWFVIHMQTPFLFDPAQTLIVDIHFTTSTTTNFGCYGTTNNDRKLYSLSPTDITGITTSTTWQDIGFDLNTGTGLDDADALRAAVFPNPAADVLMLQVDGGTPTAVEVLDMQGRPLPVTGTAPRSAPMQLDVAALPAGLYLVRVHSDDGRTGQARWMKQ, from the coding sequence ATGATCCGGACCCTGACCCTGTCCCTCCTTGTCACCGCCCTTGCTCCCGCCGCCGCGCAGACGGTGCAGAAGTGCTGCGGCACCAGCAACAGCACCTTCCTGCTGGGTAACCTGGGCACCGCACCGCACACCCAGAGCCTGTACCTGCCCGGCGACCTGACGAACGCCGCGGCCGGCGAGATCACCCGGCTCTACTACCGCTATGGCACCACCGGCGTGGCCAACGGCAACACCTTGGGCGACCTGCTCGTGCGCATGGGCCAGACCACCGCCACGACGTTCAGCGGAGGCACCACCTTCTTCACCGGGCTCGACACCGTGCTCCAGCTGGCCACGTTCGACATCCCCCCGGGCACTTCGGGGGATTGGTTCGTGATCCATATGCAGACGCCTTTCCTGTTCGACCCTGCGCAGACGCTGATCGTGGACATCCACTTCACCACCAGCACCACCACGAACTTCGGCTGCTATGGCACCACCAACAACGACCGCAAGCTCTATTCCCTGAGCCCCACCGACATCACCGGCATCACCACGAGCACCACCTGGCAGGACATCGGCTTCGACCTCAACACCGGCACGGGCCTCGATGACGCCGATGCGTTGCGGGCCGCCGTGTTCCCCAACCCCGCAGCGGATGTGCTCATGCTGCAGGTGGACGGCGGAACGCCCACAGCGGTGGAGGTCCTCGATATGCAGGGCCGTCCGCTTCCCGTGACCGGCACCGCCCCGCGCAGCGCGCCCATGCAGCTCGATGTGGCCGCTCTGCCCGCAGGCCTTTACCTGGTGCGGGTACACAGTGATGATGGCCGAACGGGCCAGGCGCGTTGGATGAAGCAGTGA
- a CDS encoding F0F1 ATP synthase subunit beta — MAKHIGKVVQVIGPVVDVRFEGASTLPNIYDALHITRPDGTTLVLETQQLIGEDTVRAISMESTDGLQRGADVHGQGQPISMPVGDAIKGRLFNVVGAPIDGMREVNTGKTYPIHREAPKFEDLSTSTEVLFTGIKVIDLIEPYAKGGKIGLFGGAGVGKTVLIQELINNIAKGHSGYSVFAGVGERTREGNDLLREMIEAGIIKYGDDFKHSMEEGGWDLSKVDYDQLATSQATFIFGQMNEPPGARARVALSGLTLAEYFRDGDEQSGGRDILFFVDNIFRFTQAGSEVSALLGRMPSAVGYQPTLATEMGAMQERITSTKRGSITSVQAVYVPADDLTDPAPATTFAHLDATTVLSRKIAELGIYPSVDPLDSTSRILTPAIVGEEHYNCAQRVKAILQRYKELQDIIAILGMDELSEDDKLSVFRARKVQRFLSQPFFVAEQFTGLKGVMVPIEETIKGFTMIMDGQMDEYPEAAFNLKGNIEDVIAAGKKMLAEAAKA, encoded by the coding sequence ATGGCCAAGCACATCGGAAAGGTCGTCCAGGTCATCGGACCGGTGGTCGACGTGCGCTTCGAAGGCGCCAGCACGCTGCCCAACATCTACGACGCGCTGCACATCACGCGCCCCGACGGCACCACCCTAGTGCTGGAGACGCAGCAGCTGATCGGTGAGGACACCGTGCGCGCCATCAGCATGGAGAGCACCGACGGCCTCCAGCGTGGCGCCGACGTGCACGGCCAGGGCCAGCCGATCAGCATGCCCGTGGGCGACGCCATCAAAGGCCGTCTCTTCAACGTGGTGGGCGCCCCCATCGACGGCATGCGCGAGGTGAACACCGGCAAGACCTACCCCATCCACCGCGAGGCGCCGAAGTTCGAGGACCTCAGCACCAGCACCGAGGTGCTGTTCACCGGCATCAAGGTGATCGACCTCATCGAGCCCTACGCCAAGGGCGGCAAGATCGGCCTGTTCGGCGGTGCCGGCGTGGGCAAGACCGTGCTCATCCAGGAGCTGATCAACAACATCGCCAAGGGCCATAGCGGCTACAGCGTGTTCGCCGGCGTGGGCGAGCGCACCCGCGAGGGCAACGACCTGCTGCGCGAGATGATCGAGGCCGGCATCATCAAGTACGGCGACGACTTCAAGCACAGCATGGAGGAGGGCGGCTGGGACCTGAGCAAGGTGGACTACGACCAGCTGGCCACCAGCCAGGCCACCTTCATCTTCGGCCAGATGAACGAGCCCCCCGGTGCCCGCGCCCGCGTGGCCCTGAGCGGGCTCACCCTGGCGGAGTACTTCCGCGACGGCGACGAGCAGAGCGGCGGCCGCGACATCCTCTTCTTCGTGGACAACATCTTCCGCTTCACGCAGGCGGGTTCCGAGGTGTCCGCCCTGCTGGGCCGGATGCCGAGCGCCGTGGGCTACCAGCCCACCCTGGCCACCGAGATGGGCGCCATGCAGGAGCGCATCACCTCCACCAAGCGCGGATCCATCACCTCGGTGCAGGCCGTGTACGTGCCGGCGGATGACCTCACCGACCCCGCTCCCGCCACCACCTTCGCCCACCTCGACGCCACCACGGTGCTGAGCCGGAAGATCGCCGAGCTGGGCATCTACCCCTCGGTGGACCCCCTGGACAGCACCAGCCGCATCCTCACCCCCGCCATCGTGGGCGAGGAGCACTACAACTGCGCCCAGCGCGTGAAGGCCATCCTGCAGCGCTACAAGGAACTGCAGGACATCATCGCCATCCTCGGCATGGACGAACTGAGCGAGGACGACAAGCTCAGCGTGTTCCGCGCCCGCAAGGTGCAGCGCTTCCTGAGCCAGCCCTTCTTCGTGGCCGAACAGTTCACCGGCCTCAAGGGCGTGATGGTGCCCATCGAGGAGACCATCAAGGGCTTCACCATGATCATGGACGGCCAGATGGACGAGTACCCCGAGGCCGCCTTCAACCTGAAGGGCAACATCGAGGACGTGATCGCCGCCGGCAAGAAGATGCTGGCCGAAGCCGCCAAAGCCTAA
- a CDS encoding ATP-binding cassette domain-containing protein — protein sequence MPMLTCEHIVKRYGAHTALDDVSLTVPAGGIFGLLGPNGAGKTSLIRIITRITAPDAGQVLLEGRPMTADDVARIGYLPEERGLYKKMKVGEQAIYLAQLKGLPKAEARKRLKDWFERWEMTAWWNKKVEELSKGMAQKVQFVSTVLHAPKLLILDEPFSGFDPINAELVRQEILRLRSEGTTVMLSTHNMGSVEELCDHIALIDRSRKVLDGRVRDIRRQFATRTYRIEHTGNKVAFANALSFTGELLEHTEGEEYSTARVRLAHDSTVNVVLRQLLPAVEVHGVQEEIPSMHDVFIRAVNAHGAVPADMTE from the coding sequence ATGCCCATGCTGACCTGCGAGCACATCGTGAAACGCTACGGCGCCCACACCGCGCTGGACGACGTCTCCCTCACCGTCCCTGCCGGTGGCATCTTCGGCCTGCTCGGCCCCAACGGGGCGGGCAAGACCTCGCTGATCCGCATCATCACCCGCATCACCGCGCCGGACGCCGGCCAGGTGCTGCTGGAGGGCCGGCCAATGACCGCCGACGACGTGGCCCGCATCGGTTACCTGCCCGAGGAACGCGGGCTGTACAAGAAGATGAAGGTGGGTGAGCAGGCCATCTACCTGGCCCAGCTCAAGGGCCTGCCCAAGGCCGAGGCCCGCAAGCGCCTCAAGGACTGGTTCGAGCGCTGGGAGATGACCGCCTGGTGGAACAAGAAGGTGGAGGAGCTCAGCAAGGGCATGGCCCAGAAGGTGCAGTTCGTGAGCACCGTGCTCCACGCTCCCAAGCTCCTGATCCTGGACGAGCCGTTCAGCGGCTTCGACCCCATCAACGCCGAGCTCGTGCGCCAGGAGATCCTGCGCCTGCGCAGCGAAGGCACCACCGTGATGCTCAGCACGCACAACATGGGCAGCGTGGAGGAGCTCTGCGACCACATCGCCCTGATCGACCGCAGCCGCAAGGTGCTCGACGGCCGCGTGCGCGACATCCGCCGGCAGTTCGCCACCCGCACCTACCGCATCGAGCACACCGGCAACAAGGTGGCCTTCGCCAACGCCCTCTCCTTCACCGGCGAACTGCTGGAACACACCGAGGGCGAGGAGTACAGCACCGCCCGCGTCCGGCTGGCGCACGACTCCACCGTGAACGTGGTGCTGCGCCAGCTCCTTCCGGCCGTGGAGGTGCACGGTGTGCAGGAGGAGATCCCCAGCATGCACGACGTCTTCATCCGCGCCGTGAACGCCCATGGCGCCGTGCCCGCCGACATGACCGAATGA
- a CDS encoding lysophospholipid acyltransferase family protein, producing MGALSYYLSLPVLLAVAWLPMPLLYLVSDGLFVLLFHGLRYRRGVVRTNLRNSFPERDAASLARIERDFYRWFCDLTLETLKTLTITPSQVKRLVRTEGEDVLRRHYEAGRSIIIVMGHWGNWELGGARFGQIGLHRLNVIYHPLQNPHFDRLIVHMRTRLGNGLYPMADTLKCMVRDRHQVTATAFIADQTPPPERAYWTTFLNQDTPVFWGTEKIAQKLGRPVVYCGIDREARGRYVMRFEDLVPDPGNTPEGFISKAHTRRLEQDIRRRPACWLWSHRRWKHDRAKT from the coding sequence GTGGGCGCCCTCAGCTACTATCTCTCCCTGCCCGTCCTCCTTGCTGTGGCGTGGCTGCCCATGCCGCTGCTGTACCTGGTGAGCGATGGCCTCTTCGTGCTGCTCTTCCACGGGCTGCGCTACCGCCGCGGGGTGGTGCGCACCAACCTGCGCAACAGCTTCCCGGAGCGCGATGCCGCCTCCCTGGCCCGCATCGAGCGCGACTTCTACCGGTGGTTCTGCGACCTGACGCTGGAGACCCTGAAGACCTTGACCATCACCCCGTCGCAGGTGAAGCGGCTGGTGCGGACCGAAGGCGAGGATGTACTGCGGCGCCATTACGAGGCCGGGCGCAGCATCATCATCGTGATGGGGCACTGGGGCAACTGGGAGCTGGGCGGGGCGCGATTCGGCCAGATCGGCCTGCACCGCCTGAACGTGATCTACCACCCTCTACAGAACCCGCATTTCGACCGGCTGATCGTGCACATGCGCACCCGGCTCGGCAATGGCCTATACCCGATGGCCGACACCCTGAAGTGCATGGTCCGAGACCGGCATCAGGTGACCGCCACGGCGTTCATCGCCGACCAGACCCCTCCACCGGAGCGCGCCTACTGGACCACCTTCCTGAACCAGGACACCCCGGTGTTCTGGGGCACCGAGAAGATCGCCCAGAAGCTGGGACGGCCCGTGGTGTACTGCGGCATCGACCGCGAAGCACGCGGCCGTTATGTGATGCGGTTCGAGGACCTGGTGCCCGACCCCGGGAACACCCCGGAGGGCTTCATCAGCAAGGCCCACACCCGCCGGCTCGAGCAGGACATCCGCCGCCGGCCCGCGTGCTGGCTGTGGTCCCACCGGCGATGGAAGCACGACCGGGCGAAGACCTGA
- the atpC gene encoding ATP synthase F1 subunit epsilon yields the protein MRVEIITPDKELFKGEASYVGVPGVDGSMGFLENHAPLITVLKAGEVKLRTAKGEQSFAVKGGVVEVSRNTVLVLAE from the coding sequence ATGAGAGTCGAGATCATCACCCCGGACAAGGAGCTCTTCAAAGGCGAGGCCTCGTACGTCGGCGTGCCCGGCGTGGACGGCAGCATGGGCTTCCTGGAGAACCACGCGCCCCTGATCACCGTGCTGAAGGCCGGTGAGGTGAAGCTGCGCACGGCCAAGGGCGAGCAGTCCTTCGCGGTGAAGGGCGGCGTGGTGGAGGTGAGCCGCAACACCGTGCTGGTGCTCGCGGAGTAG
- a CDS encoding ABC transporter permease, translated as MAERNGFHALAVEAGELSAFTGRFFRNAFHARFEWRELMRQAAINGYQSLPLVGITAFIMGLVLTVQSRPTLARFGAESMLPAMVAISVVREIAPVITALICAGKIGSSMGAELGSMKVTEQIDAMEVSGTNPFRYLAVTRIWSTTLMLPVLVVMADAIAIWASWVGVNIRDTVSWPLFYRQVFDSLEYGDFLPAFAKSYLFGFAIGVVGCYKGFTTAKGTEGVGRSAHSAVVVASLLIFILDLIAVQITDLLGLT; from the coding sequence ATGGCCGAGCGGAACGGGTTCCACGCCCTGGCGGTGGAGGCGGGTGAGCTGTCGGCGTTCACCGGTCGTTTCTTCCGCAACGCGTTCCATGCGCGGTTCGAGTGGCGCGAGCTGATGCGTCAGGCCGCGATCAACGGCTATCAGTCGCTCCCATTGGTGGGCATCACGGCCTTCATCATGGGCCTGGTGCTCACCGTGCAGAGCCGGCCCACGCTGGCGCGGTTCGGCGCGGAGAGCATGCTGCCGGCGATGGTGGCCATCAGCGTGGTGCGCGAGATCGCCCCGGTGATCACCGCGCTGATCTGCGCGGGCAAGATCGGCAGCAGCATGGGCGCCGAGCTGGGCAGCATGAAGGTCACTGAGCAGATCGACGCCATGGAAGTGAGCGGCACCAACCCCTTCCGCTACCTGGCCGTCACCCGCATCTGGAGCACCACGCTCATGTTGCCCGTGCTGGTGGTGATGGCGGACGCCATCGCCATCTGGGCCAGCTGGGTGGGCGTCAACATCCGCGACACGGTGAGCTGGCCGCTCTTCTATCGGCAGGTCTTCGATTCGCTGGAGTATGGCGACTTCCTGCCCGCCTTCGCCAAGAGCTACCTCTTCGGATTCGCCATCGGCGTGGTGGGCTGCTACAAGGGCTTCACCACCGCCAAGGGCACCGAGGGCGTGGGCCGCAGCGCGCACAGCGCCGTGGTGGTGGCCAGCCTGCTCATCTTCATCCTCGACCTCATCGCCGTGCAGATCACCGACCTGCTCGGGCTCACCTGA